One segment of Ziziphus jujuba cultivar Dongzao chromosome 12, ASM3175591v1 DNA contains the following:
- the LOC125418664 gene encoding uncharacterized protein LOC125418664 encodes MMEEEVSDKRKKANRDPFTDIVFSWSVEDIFNENLYQNQVERIPESFKSVQHYFGSYAYPLLEETRAELHSSMDIIWNQPFAEVISFEESKPYGTKIYKVKVDSWRNRFSERGKEPYKTLPGDVFILADAKPETVSDLQRAGRSWAFLSVTKIADDDNEDGLSSTFFKVKASKEFELDNEMRSSLFVIFLGNLTPNRRIWKALHMFKNLKVVEKVLRPDSMVEEKCNYYSEKGHGFWDVKLVENIESKLNESQTEAVLSCLSKIHYENESAFELIWGPPGTGKTKTTATLLFTLLAMKFRTLICAPTNVAITEVASRVVKVVCDAEPDALFCSLGDILLFGNKERLKVGSDIQDIYLDYRVQKIAECLGSHSGWRHCFGSMINFLEYCVSQYHIFLENEMIKESEQSTECDIKEKGSTSKAIVKSFREFVRERFVSMAVPLRHCVSVICTHMGKSYISEQCYQNMESLIVSLDSFEKMIFKKNVASKALEECFSQTDAVEDFPDTFEYEQSLLCIRRSECLLLLRTLKWFLGGLTFPNFRSQESIKEFCFQRASLIFCTASTSYKLHKMAMEPLRVLVIDEAAQLKECESTIPLQLRGIKHAILVGDECQLPVMVQSKISDEAGFGRSLFERLSSQGCAKHLLNMQYRMHPSISLFPNLKFYDNRIVDAPIVRRRSYEIQCRQGSMYGPYSFINVIGGRQEKDDDGRSSRNMVEVAIVLKILQNLYRALAVSEHKLSIGVVSPYAAQVVAIQDRLGGKYDNMDRFLVKVKTIDGFQGGEYDIIIISSVRCNSFQSVGFISKPQRMNVALTRARHCLWILGNERILVGSQTVWRDLVLDAQKRNCFFNADDDKDLAKAILDVKKEFDQLDDLLSGNSMLFENSRWKVQFSDNFLKSFKKLTSALIKKSVLNLLLKLSSGWRPKKRNIDSVCGSSMQMMKQFKVEGLYVVSTTDIVKDLRFMRFIQVLKIWDLLPMEDIPKLIKRLESIFCKYTDDFINLCNEKCLEGNLEVPKSWSPSVDIVRFKDMSINETGNDQAGAPSDGRSYDENSKASESLLFMKFYSLSSVAVNHLMSDHDGRELDLPFEVTDQEMEIILFDRSSFILGRSGTGKTTTLTMKLFQKEKLHQMANEGFYGLESNSVGHGIQDNDAKESSMETGGTVLRQLFVTVSPKLCFTVKQHVSHLKSFPCGGKSSDESESSVWDYIDDEEKQFKNIPDSFVNIPPNSYPLVITFHKFLMMLDGTLSNSYFERFLNVPELSNCKMLSSRSVMLQNILRTKEVNYERFSSSYWPHFNSQLTKNLDPSRVFTEIISYIKGGLKSMEAIDGKLNREEYVLLSKGRASSLNKKKREIIYDIFQSYEKMKMANGEYDLADFVIDLHFRLRRERYEGDGMDFVYIDEVQDLTMSQIALFKHVCSNVEEGFVFSGDTAQTIARGTDFRFQDIRNLFYRKFFLQSRIRAQGERNEKGHISEIFQLTQNFRTHAGILKLSHSIIELIYRFFPSCIDKLKPESSLIYGEAPILLESGNDENAIIKIFGNPESVSGKIVSFGAEQVILVRDDNARKEISNYVGKQALVLTILECKGLEFQDVLLYDFFGSSPLTNKWRVIYEYMKEQDLLDSDSPSFPHFNESKHNILCSELKQLYVAVTRTRQRLWICETSEFSKPMFDYWKKKCLVQIMQLDDSLAQAMQVASSPEEWRSRGIKLYSEHNHEMATMCFERAGDTYWERRSKAADLKSMADWMRISNPEVANSILREAAEIFDAIGKANSAARCFYDLGEYERAGRIYMEKCGESELGRAGECFTRAECYELAAEVYARGDILLEVDLIGKAGNFREAATLILLYVLANSLWSRGSKGWPLKQFKQKQELLAKGKSFAKNDSDNFYELFCVEADIIANEQSNLQLTKNQMKASQMHKSITAEMLCVRKILDGHLSSSVPKYIFEEELVFNLTEHSETMISKNQVSLESMVYFWNIWKEKIVGVFEYLVHLESEDVNENESFGEFCLNFLGVRRQFDNLNTSYILLHSDADWVRDVNMRHFKNNGKFVSIGVHQLASAAQSYWSSELLFVGIKILEKLQAIYDFPVKISDIPFCKSRALTHIYEVAKFLFESKFLKKRYHDAGKLQKSISLSTEQFFGYVFPLDWRKSLRENMVLLRGMDISKCLLEELIVENINSKNKLSYGQIGRIAMITLGSGKLKKESCGKILQKLGNDSPWKVFFEILCSDTSEKESKGPLICSFNEALFHTYGGNWRAEYDYISPGCFVYLVDHLLIRVSCFRGNFFTTKSSFVEWLMECGEDTKSSPYRWADVKQSFENLLQSMIHVVQQCLYNKGEMLEWIGKSTEAKDIYSLIVSRLVVIVCLINLNFGICQDLLLDLINKNYIIEHLPRDFRDALFLLRKRHPLYTIVVVLAEAFKKIGNDLVVVSSGENFPLLFCPGSAIYVNMNIFKCKNDILRILFPRTIETKQGERGAAAVEAIDTQKVLSEASSASQKKSELPQSRLELVAKQELNTQYKNQVNLSNDCRCVWEILDRMKIVDNGGDQSAFLSHAKTIKVDMEKFVQLLSDGLTSSYRNTNDSEKKVMLDEVVTMTDELKQLSNALDESEVGRDDQITRVEELCNRLQSKRPKMEPILKQLFVLNNTNLADKESEIEKVVASSEKSDEVKTTFVDERNVDSHKVDTEASQVNSASGTPSSSSNTDNRGKRNNNKNKKKKAKKGGKKK; translated from the exons ATGATGGAGGAGGAAGTTTCAGACAAGAGAAAGAAAGCTAACAGAGACCCTTTCACTGATATTGTGTTTTCTTGGTCCGTAGAggatattttcaatgaaaatcttTATCAGAATCAG GTGGAAAGAATTCCTGAATCCTTTAAATCGGTTCAGCATTATTTTGGGTCTTATGCCTACCCCTTATTGGAAGAAACTCGAGCAGAATTGCATTCGAGTATGGATATTATATGGAATCAACCTTTTGCTGAAGTAATTTCTTTTGAAGAATCCAAGCCATATGGAACCAAAATATACAAAGTAAAGGTTGATTCTTGGCGGAATAGATTCTCCGAACGTGGCAAGGAGCCTTACAAAACTTTGCCTGGAGATGTTTTCATTTTAGCAGATGCTAAACCAGAAACTGTTTCTGACTTGCAAAGGGCTGGCAGGTCATGGGCATTTCTTTCAGTGACTAAAATCGCAgatgatgataatgaggatggTTTAAGTTCTACCTTTTTCAAAGTCAAAGCATCAAAAGAGTTTGAACTTGACAATGAGATGCGGTCATCTCTGTTTGTAATTTTCTTGGGAAACCTTACCCCAAACAGAAGAATATGGAAGGCACTgcatatgtttaaaaatttgaaagttgttgaGAAAGTTCTTCGCCCTGATTCTATG GTTGAAGAAAAATGTAATTACTATTCTGAAAAGGGTCATGGCTTTTGGGATGTGAAGCTGGTTGAGAATATAGAGTCTAAATTGAATGAGTCCCAAACTGAAGCAGTTCTTTCCTGTCTCAGCAAGATACACTATGAGAATGAATCTGCCTTCGAACTTATTTGGGGTCCCCCTGGGACAGGGAAGACAAAAACTACTGCTACACTTCTTTTTACTCTCTTGGCAATGAAGTTTAGAACTCTCATTTGTGCCCCTACGAATGTTGCAATAACTGAAGTGGCTTCCCGTGTTGTGAAGGTGGTATGTGATGCGGAGCCTGATGCTTTGTTTTGTTCACTGGGTGATATTCTTCTGTTTGGAAATAAGGAGCGGCTCAAAGTTGGTTCAGATATTCAAgatatatatttggattatcGTGTCCAGAAGATTGCTGAATGTTTAGGTTCACACAGTGGTTGGAGGCATTGTTTTGGTTCCATGATAAATTTTCTTGAATATTGTGTTTCCCAGTACcatattttcttggaaaatGAGATGATTAAAGAGAGTGAGCAGAGCACTGAATGTGATATCAAAGAGAAGGGAAGTACAAGTAAAGCAATAGTTAAGTCATTTCGTGAGTTTGTAAGAGAGAGATTTGTTTCTATGGCAGTACCTCTTAGGCACTGCGTTTCCGTAATCTGTACTCATATGGGCAAAAGTTACATTTCGGAACAATGTTACCAAAACATGGAATCCCTTATTGTCTCACTTGACTCTtttgaaaaaatgatatttaaaaaaaatgtggcTTCTAAAGCACTGGAAGAGTGTTTTTCTCAAACAGATGCAGTTGAAGATTTCCCTGATACATTTGAATATGAGCAATCTCTTCTCTGTATTAGGAGAAGTGAATGCCTCTTGCTTTTGAGAACTCTTAAGTGGTTTCTTGGTGGACTCACCTTCCCAAATTTCAGGAGCCAGGAATCAATAAAGGAATTCTGTTTTCAAAGAGCTTCGTTAATATTTTGCACGGCTTCTACTTCATATAAGTTGCATAAAATGGCAATGGAACCATTGAGAGTTTTGGTTATTGATGAAGCTGCACAGTTGAAAGAGTGTGAGTCAACCATACCCCTGCAACTTCGTGGTATAAAGCATGCTATTCTTGTTGGTGATGAATGCCAATTACCAGTAATGGTTCAAAGCAAA atTTCTGATGAAGCTGGTTTTGGAAGAAGTTTGTTTGAGAGGTTGAGCTCACAGGGTTGTGCAAAACATCTGCTAAATATGCAGTACAGAATGCATCCATCAATAAGTTTATTCCCAAATTTGAAATTCTATGATAACCGGATTGTAGATGCACCTATTGTTCGAAGGAGAAGCTACGAAATACAGTGCCGGCAGGGGTCAATGTATGGTCCTTACTCCTTTATAAATGTAATTGGTGGAAGACAGGAGAAGGATGATGATGGACGTAGTTCGAGAAATATGGTTGAGGTAGCAATCGTATTGAAAATACTGCAGAATCTCTACAGAG CATTGGCTGTTTCAGAACATAAACTCAGTATTGGTGTTGTGTCACCCTATGCTGCTCAAGTGGTTGCAATTCAGGATCGACTTGGGGGAAAGTACGATAACATGGACAGATTTCTTGTGAAAGTAAAGACAATTGATGGATTCCAGGGTGGAGAgtatgatataataataatatcatctgTAAGGTGTAATAGTTTCCAATCAGTAGGTTTCATATCCAAACCTCAGAGAATGAATGTTGCGCTGACAAGAGCTAG GcattgtctatggattttgggTAATGAAAGAATCTTAGTTGGTAGTCAAACTGTTTGGAGAGATTTAGTTCTCGACGCACAGAAGCGCAATTGTTTCTTCAATGCTGATGATGACAAAGATTTGGCCAAGGCTATATTAGATGTCAAAAAAGAGTTTGATCAGCTCGATgatttacttagtggaaatagTATGCTTTTCGAGAATTCGAGATGGAAG GTTCAATTCAGTGATAACTTTCTCAAGTCATTCAAAAAACTGACATCTGCGCTGATAAAAAAGTCAGTTTTAAACCTTTTACTTAAGCTCTCCAGTGGCTGGAGACCTAAGAAGCGGAATATAGACTCAGTTTGTGGAAGCTCCATGCAGATGATGAAGCAATTTAAAGTTGAAGGTCTTTATGTTGTTAGTACAACTGACATTGTAAAGGATTTGAGGTTTATGAGGTTTATACAAGTTTTGAAGATCTGGGATCTATTGCCTATGGAGGATATACCAAAATTGATAAAACGCCTGGAAAGTATTTTTTGTAAATACACTGATGACTTCATCAATCTCTGCAATGAAAAATGTCTTGAGGG AAATTTGGAAGTACCCAAGAGCTGGTCACCCTCTGTGGATATTGTCCGATTTAAAGATATGAGCATCAATGAAACTGGAAATGATCAAGCTGGTGCCCCTTCGGATGGTAGAAGTTATGATGAGAATTCAAAGGCCAGTGAGAGTCTGTTGTTCATGAAATTCTACTCCTTATCATCAGTTGCAGTGAACCACTTGATGTCTGACCATGATGGTAGGGAATTAGATCTCCCATTCGAAGTGACTGACCAAGAAATGGAGATTATACTTTTTGATAGAAGTAGCTTCATTCTTGGACGTTCTGGTACTGGGAAAACTACTACGTTGACAATGAAGTTATTTCAGAAAGAAAAATTGCACCAAATGGCTAATGAAGGATTCTATGGACTCGAGAGCAATTCAGTTGGACATGGTATTCAGGATAATGATGCCAAGGAAAGCTCAATGGAGACTGGAGGAACTGTTTTGCGCCAGCTCTTTGTGACAGTGAGTCCTAAGCTATGTTTCACTGTGAAGCAACATGTTTCCCACTTGAAAAG TTTTCCATGTGGTGGAAAATCTTCCGATGAAAGTGAATCCTCTGTTTGGGACTATATTGATGATGAAGAAAAACAATTCAAGAACATACCAGATTCTTTTGTCAATATTCCACCCAATTCGTACCCTCTTGTCATAACTTTCCATAAGTTCTTAATGATGCTTGATGGAACATTGAGTAACTCATACTTTGAAAGATTCCTCAACGTACCAGAACTTTCTAATTGTAAAATGCTAAGTTCAAGGTCAGTTATGCTACAGAACATTTTAAGGACAAAGGAAGTCAACTATGAGAGATTCAGCTCATCATACTGGCCTCATTTCAATTCGCAGTTGACAAAGAATCTTGATCCTTCCAGAGTATTTACTGagataatttcatatataaaaggTGGCTTGAAATCCATGGAAGCAATTGATGGTAAACTCAATCGTGAGGAATATGTTTTACTGTCAAAGGGTAGGGCCTCCagtttaaataagaaaaagagagagataatatatgatatatttcaGAGTTATGAAAAAATGAAGATGGCGAATGGTGAATATGATCTTGCTGATTTTGTAATTGATCTCCATTTTCGACTCAGACGTGAAAGATATGAGGGTGATGGAATGGATTTTGTATATATTGATGAGGTCCAAGATCTAACAATGAGTCAAATTGCTTTGTTCAAGCATGTCTGCAGTAATGTCGAAgagggttttgttttttctggtGATACTGCGCAAACAATTGCAAGGGGTACTGATTTCAGATTTCAAGATATAAGGAATCTATTTTACAGGAAGTTCTTTTTGCAATCAAGGATTCGTGCACAGGGTGAAAGAAATGAAAAGGGACATATCTCAGAGATTTTCCAGTTAACTCAAAATTTCCGTACCCATGCTGGTATACTGAAATTATCTCACAGCATTATAGAACTTATTTATCGTTTCTTTCCTAGttgcattgataaattaaagCCTGAAAGCAGTCTGATATACGGGGAAGCTCCAATTTTACTTGAATCCGGGAACGATGAAAATGCaatcataaaaatctttggaaatcCTGAAAGCGTTAGTGGGAAGATTGTTAGTTTTGGTGCTGAGCAGGTGATACTGGTAAGAGATGACAATGCGCGCAAGGAAATTTCAAATTATGTTGGGAAGCAAGCTCTTGTTCTAACCATACTTGAATGCAAGGGCCTTGAGTTTCAG gaTGTATTGTTGTACGATTTTTTTGGCTCATCACCTCTTACGAATAAGTGGAGGgtgatatatgaatatatgaagGAACAAGATCTCCTTGATTCCGATTCACCTAGTTTTCCACATTTCAATGAGTCTAAACACAATATCCTGTGCTCTGAACTGAAGCAATTATATGTTGCTGTTACACGTACAAGGCAGAGGTTGTGGATTTGTGAGACTTCAGAATTCTCCAAACCTATGTTTGACTATTGGAAGAAGAAGTGTCTTGTACAAATTATGCAATTGGATGATTCACTTGCTCAGGCAATGCAAGTTGCAAGCAGTCCCGAGGAGTGGCGATCGCGGGGTATCAAG CTATATTCCGAGCATAACCATGAAATGGCCACAATGTGCTTTGAACGAGCTGGTGACACTTACTGGGAAAGAAGATCCAAAGCTGCTGACCTTAAATCGATGGCTGATTGGATGCGCATTTCAAATCCTGAAGTAGCTAATTCCATCCTGAGGGAAGCTGCTGAAATATTTGATGCCATAGGCAAGGCAAATTCTGCTGCGAGATGTTTTTATGATCTAGGAGAATATGAAAGAGCAG GTAggatttatatggaaaaatgtggTGAGTCTGAGCTGGGAAGAGCTGGAGAATGCTTTACTCGTGCAGAATGCTATGAGCTTGCTGCGGAGGTGTATGCCAGGGGAGATATACTACTTGAGGTAGATCTGATTGGTAAGGCTGGGAATTTTAGAGAAGCAGCAACACTAATACTTTTGTATGTGCTTGCCAACTCCCTTTGGTCCCGTGGTAGCAAAGGTTGGCCCTTAAAGCAGTTTAAACAGAAACAAGAGCTTTTAGCAAAAGGGAAGTCATTTGCTAAGAATGACAGTGACAACTTTTATGAGTTGTTTTGCGTAGAAGCTGATATTATTGCAAATGAGCAGAGTAACTTGCAATTAACGAAGAATCAAATGAAGGCTTCTCAGATGCACAAGAGCATTACTGCTGAAATGCTATGCGTTCGGAAAATTTTGGATGGTCATCTGTCTTCAAGTGTTCCAAAATATAtctttgaagaagaattggtgtTCAATCTTACTGAGCATTCAGAAACTATGATTTCTAAGAATCAAGTCTCTCTTGAATCAATGGTTTACTTTTGGAACATTTGGAAGGAAAAGATAGTTGGAGTATTTGAATATCTTGTTCATCTCGAGTCAGAAGATGTTAATGAAAACGAAAGTTTTGGAGAATTCTGTTTGAATTTTTTAGGGGTCCGGAGGCAGTTTGATAATCTGAATACCAGCTATATTCTGCTCCATTCTGATGCTGATTGGGTGAGAGATGTCAACATGaggcattttaaaaataatgggaAGTTTGTTTCTATTGGTGTTCATCAGTTGGCTTCTGCTGCTCAGAGCTACTGGAGTTCAGAGTTGCTTTTTGTTGGAATTAAGATTTTGGAAAAGCTTCAAGCAATATATGACTTCCCAGTTAAAATTTCCGATATACCATTCTGTAAAAGCAGGGCTCTTACCCATATCTATGAAGTtgcaaaatttctttttgagtCCAAATTTCTGAAGAAAAGATATCATGATGCTGGTAAACTGCAGAAATCCATTAGTCTGTCAACTGAGCAATTTTTTGGCTACGTCTTTCCTCTTGATTGGAGGAAGTCATTGAGAGAGAATATGGTATTGCTCAGAGGAATGGATATTTCCAAATGTTTACTTGAAGAATTAATAGTTGAGAATATCAACTCAAAGAACAAGCTTTCTTATGGTCAAATTGGGAGGATTGCAATGATTACTCTTGGTTCTGGCAAGCTGAAAAAAGAATCATGTGGGAAGATTTTACAGAAGTTGGGCAATGATTCCCCGTGGAAGGTCTTTTTTGAGATTTTATGTTCGGATACCAGTGAAAAAGAAAGCAAGGGACCTCTTATTTGCAGTTTCAATGAAGCTTTATTTCATACATATGGAGGAAATTGGAGGGCTGAATATGATTACATATCACCTGGCTGTTTTGTGTATCTTGTTGACCACCTTCTAATTCGGGTATCTTGCTTCCGGGGTAACTTTTTCACTACAAAGTCATCATTTGTTGAATGGCTCATGGAATGTGGCGAAGATACCAAATCAAGTCCCTACAGATGGGCTGATGTGAAACAATCTTTTGAAAATCTCCTTCAGTCTATGATCCATGTAGTTCAGCAATGCCTTTACAATAAGGGTGAAATGTTGGAATGGATTGGAAAATCTACTGAGGCGAAGGACATCTACTCACTTATTGTGTCTAGATTGGTTGTGATTGTTTGtttgattaatttgaattttggtaTATGTCAAGATTTACTCTTAGATTTGATCAATAAAAACTACATCATTGAACATCTTCCACGGGACTTTCGTGATGCCCTTTTCCTTTTAAGGAAACGCCACCCTTTGTATACAATTGTTGTTGTGCTAGCTGAGGCATTTAAGAAGATTGGCAATGATTTGGTAGTTGTAAGTTCAGGAGAAAATTTTCCATTGCTTTTCTGTCCTGGGTCTGccatatatgtgaatatgaaTATCTTTAAATGCAAGAATGACATATTGAGGATATTGTTTCCAAGGACTATTGAAACTAAACAAGGCGAAAGGGGAGCTGCTGCTGTCGAAGCTATTGATACTCAGAAAGTGCTCTCTGAAGCCAGTTCTGCTTCACAGAAGAAATCTGAGCTTCCCCAATCAAGACTTGAGTTGGTGGCCAAACAGGAACTAAACACTCAATACAAAAACCAGGTTAACCTTTCAAATGATTGTCGCTGTGTTTGGGAAATACTTGATAGAATGAAGATAGTAGACAATGGAGGAGACCAAAGTGCTTTTCTGTCACATGCCAAAACAATTAAG GTGGATATGGAGAAATTCGTTCAGCTTTTATCTGATGGATTGACTTCAAGTTATCGGAATACTAATGATTCTGAAAAGAAAGTCATGCTCGATGAAGTGGTGACTATGACTGACGAGTTGAAACAACTTTCtaatgcattggatgagag TGAGGTTGGACGCGATGATCAAATTACAAGGGTTGAAGAACTTTGCAACAGGCTGCAATCAAAGAGGCCAAAAATGGAGCCTATCTTAAAACAGCTTTTCGTCCTTAACAACACAAACCTCGCTGATAAGGAATCGGAGATCGAGAAAGTTGTTGCTTCTAGTGAAAAGTCTGATGAGGTTAAAACTACTTTTGTGGATGAAAGAAATGTAGATTCTCACAAGGTTGACACTGAGGCTTCTCAAGTTAATTCTGCTTCTGGAACCCCAAGTAGCAGCTCCAACACTGATAACAGAGGAAAGagaaataataacaagaataagaaaaagaaggccaaaaagggaggaaagaaaaaatag